A stretch of the Vigna radiata var. radiata cultivar VC1973A chromosome 7, Vradiata_ver6, whole genome shotgun sequence genome encodes the following:
- the LOC106767735 gene encoding indole-3-acetic acid-induced protein ARG7-like, protein MAGVMNKKVDKIRQIVRLKHLMSRWKQMSLRRRSEDSSSTRRPPSGFTFVYVGPERTRFAIPARFLNLPVFEGLLKQTEEQFGLRGNGGLVLPCQVPFFSNVVKFLHKDEHKYGKLSLQDFLNLVSDADLSDSCKENVVVFTPLLQKAEV, encoded by the coding sequence ATGGCGGGTGTGATGAATAAGAAGGTCGACAAGATTCGCCAAATCGTGCGTCTCAAACACCTCATGTCGCGGTGGAAGCAAATGAGCCTCCGCCGCCGCTCCGAGGACTCTTCGTCCACGCGCCGCCCTCCATCCGGGTTCACCTTCGTCTACGTCGGCCCCGAACGCACGCGCTTCGCAATCCCCGCGCGTTTCCTCAACCTCCCCGTCTTCGAGGGGCTCCTCAAACAAACCGAGGAACAGTTCGGACTCCGAGGTAACGGCGGTTTGGTCCTCCCTTGCCAAGTCCCTTTTTTCTCTAACGTCGTTAAATTTCTCCACAAGGACGAACACAAGTACGGAAAACTCTCTCTCCAAGACTTCCTCAACTTGGTTTCCGATGCTGACCTTTCAGATTCCTGTAAGGAAAACGTCGTCGTTTTCACCCCTCTGCTGCAGAAAGCAGAGGTTTGA